The region AGCCATCGGCTGAAGTTGGTTAACTTGGTTGACTTGCGGGGCTCCGGTGGTCGGGGGGATCCCCAGAACCCGGGAGTACCCCTTAAACTGCCCGAATTGACAGTGGGAGTACCATTGAGGGGATATAGCGAATAAGATCCAAGTGGTAGCCACTACCACAGAAACCGTTGCTGGAAGTTGGCCGAGGGAGCTCCACTCCACGCACTCACGCTCGGTTGCGGTTCCGGGCTCTCCTGCGCCTGCAGCCCTTGCGACTGTTCCTGCGTCACAGGTGCATCTACAGCAGCAGGAGTAATGAACTCCGGTTGATCAAGATTAGGCGTGGAAGTAGAAGTAGAACCATGCTCTGGAGCTGATCGCTGGCAGTCCTCCTGCCACGACCGGATCTCTTGCACAGATCGTAGCGGAAATAAGCCCCAGTACTCGGTGCCCCGTTTCCCCGACCGGAGCTGCGCCGTGGGATGTGGGATGCCTGCGAGCTGGGAATCAGAAACCTGCTCCAGAAGCCCTAAGAGGATATTCTCGGTTTCATGGAGGCGGCGCTCGAGGGCTTCGATGTAGCCTTTTGCGGGTCCTCTGTTGGGGTTAGCATTTGGGGGCTTGCTCGTAGTCAAATAGTAAAATACCGCTTCAGCTGCTCGGGCCAATCGCAGTTTCTCCCATGATCGAGACACTGTATGCACTTTGGCCTTTATTCTCATTAGAGTCGTATCG is a window of Aspergillus puulaauensis MK2 DNA, chromosome 4, nearly complete sequence DNA encoding:
- a CDS encoding Zn(II)2Cys6 transcription factor domain-containing protein (COG:S;~EggNog:ENOG410PYZZ;~InterPro:IPR036864,IPR001138;~PFAM:PF00172;~go_function: GO:0000981 - DNA-binding transcription factor activity, RNA polymerase II-specific [Evidence IEA];~go_function: GO:0008270 - zinc ion binding [Evidence IEA];~go_process: GO:0006355 - regulation of transcription, DNA-templated [Evidence IEA]), whose protein sequence is MPIRSQSRITTACNSCRLRKQKCSGNRPKCIQCLDHGRNCDWPEQLKRGPAKGYIEALERRLHETENILLGLLEQVSDSQLAGIPHPTAQLRSGKRGTEYWGLFPLRSVQEIRSWQEDCQRSAPEHGSTSTSTPNLDQPEFITPAAVDAPVTQEQSQGLQAQESPEPQPSVSAWSGAPSANFQQRFLW